The proteins below are encoded in one region of Syntrophotalea carbinolica DSM 2380:
- a CDS encoding ABC transporter ATP-binding protein has translation MKPIQLEHICKTFHLGDSRVKALDDVSLTVEKGEFAAVIGASGSGKSTLMNVVGCLDRADSGRYLLEGQSVGDMDRHRLADIRNQRIGFVFQGFNLLARTTALENVVLPLLYYRGHLTAAEAQQRAVEALHKVGLADRMHHEPNQLSGGQQQRVAIARALVNDPAIILADEPTGNLDSRTTLDVLTLFQELNDSGITMVLVTHEAEVAEHARRVVEMQDGRIRRDFEVNNRRRAGTVAIPGSSLS, from the coding sequence ATGAAACCGATTCAACTGGAGCATATTTGCAAAACCTTTCATCTGGGGGATTCCCGGGTCAAGGCTCTGGACGACGTGAGCCTGACCGTCGAGAAGGGTGAGTTTGCAGCCGTGATCGGGGCCTCCGGCTCGGGCAAGTCGACTTTGATGAATGTGGTCGGTTGTCTCGACCGCGCCGACAGCGGTCGCTATCTGCTGGAGGGGCAGTCGGTGGGCGATATGGATCGACACCGGCTGGCCGATATTCGCAATCAGCGTATCGGATTCGTATTCCAGGGGTTCAATTTATTGGCGCGCACCACCGCACTGGAAAATGTCGTATTGCCGTTGCTCTATTATCGTGGCCATCTAACCGCTGCCGAAGCGCAACAGCGGGCGGTGGAGGCCCTGCATAAAGTAGGGTTGGCCGATCGCATGCATCACGAACCGAATCAGTTGTCCGGTGGCCAACAACAACGTGTCGCCATCGCGCGGGCACTGGTTAACGATCCGGCCATTATTCTGGCCGACGAACCGACCGGGAACCTGGATAGTCGCACGACTCTGGATGTTCTGACTCTGTTCCAGGAGCTCAACGACAGCGGCATCACCATGGTGCTGGTGACCCATGAAGCCGAGGTGGCCGAACACGCCAGGCGCGTGGTCGAAATGCAGGACGGGCGGATACGCAGGGATTTCGAGGTGAACAACCGTCGGCGTGCCGGTACAGTGGCTATTCCCGGAAGTTCGTTGTCATGA